The following are from one region of the Carnobacterium gallinarum DSM 4847 genome:
- the xylA gene encoding xylose isomerase: MTYFPNVDKVLYEGPDSTNMLAFHHYNPEEIINGKTMKEHLRFAVAYWHTMTQDGSDPFGAAVNVRTWLTDDPMETAKNRVTAIFEFLTKIDAPYFCFHDVDIAPEGNSLKEFNRNLDDITDLIKAKMDETGIKLLWNTANMFTNPRFIHGAASSPNAEVFAYAAAQVKKGLELSKKLGGENYVFWGGREGYETLLNTDMKFEQENSARLFHMAIDYAKEIGHQVQFLIEPKPMEPTKHQYDFDAATTMAFLLKYNLDQDFKLNLEANHATLAGHTFEHELNVARNYNALGSIDANQGDVLLGWDTDEFPTDLQAATLAMYEVVENGGIAPGGINFDSKVRRSSFEMDDLFIAHIAGMDTFARGFKAALRLKADGFFDTLKAERYASYQTGIGADILANKMDLKSLEQYALAHDQITNQSSHIEYVKSKLNDYLV; this comes from the coding sequence ATGACTTATTTCCCAAATGTAGACAAAGTTCTTTATGAAGGTCCTGATTCAACAAACATGCTTGCTTTTCATCATTACAATCCTGAGGAAATAATTAACGGGAAAACAATGAAAGAGCATTTGCGTTTTGCCGTTGCCTATTGGCATACTATGACTCAAGATGGTTCAGATCCTTTTGGTGCGGCAGTAAATGTTCGGACGTGGTTAACAGATGATCCAATGGAAACTGCTAAAAATCGAGTAACCGCTATTTTTGAATTTTTAACTAAAATTGATGCACCCTATTTTTGCTTCCATGATGTTGATATAGCACCAGAAGGCAATTCATTAAAAGAATTTAATCGTAATTTAGATGACATTACAGATTTAATTAAAGCTAAGATGGATGAAACTGGAATTAAACTTTTATGGAATACAGCAAATATGTTTACGAATCCACGGTTTATTCATGGTGCTGCTTCTAGTCCAAATGCTGAAGTTTTCGCATATGCAGCAGCGCAAGTAAAAAAGGGATTAGAGCTAAGTAAAAAGTTAGGCGGAGAAAACTATGTCTTTTGGGGTGGACGTGAAGGCTATGAAACTTTATTAAATACAGATATGAAATTTGAACAAGAAAATAGTGCACGTTTATTCCATATGGCTATTGATTACGCCAAAGAAATTGGTCATCAGGTTCAATTCTTAATTGAGCCAAAACCAATGGAACCAACGAAGCACCAGTATGATTTTGATGCAGCAACAACGATGGCATTTTTATTAAAATACAATTTAGACCAAGATTTTAAATTAAATTTAGAAGCCAATCATGCAACATTAGCAGGTCATACTTTTGAACATGAATTAAATGTAGCTAGAAACTATAATGCCTTAGGTTCGATTGATGCGAATCAAGGAGACGTTCTCTTAGGTTGGGATACAGATGAGTTTCCGACAGATCTACAAGCGGCAACCTTAGCTATGTATGAAGTTGTTGAAAATGGCGGAATTGCTCCAGGTGGGATTAACTTTGATTCTAAAGTGCGCCGTTCTTCATTTGAGATGGATGATTTATTTATTGCCCATATTGCCGGGATGGATACATTTGCTCGTGGCTTTAAAGCGGCATTGAGATTGAAAGCCGATGGATTTTTTGATACCCTTAAAGCAGAACGATACGCTAGCTATCAAACGGGAATTGGTGCGGATATTTTAGCAAATAAAATGGATTTAAAGAGCTTAGAACAATATGCATTAGCACACGACCAAATTACCAATCAATCTTCGCATATTGAATATGTAAAATCAAAATTAAACGACTATTTAGTGTAA